From Gopherus flavomarginatus isolate rGopFla2 chromosome 7, rGopFla2.mat.asm, whole genome shotgun sequence, the proteins below share one genomic window:
- the CNOT8 gene encoding CCR4-NOT transcription complex subunit 8: MPAAIVENSQVICEVWANNLEEEMRKIREIVLSYSYIAMDTEFPGVVVRPIGEFRSSIDYQYQLLRCNVDLLKIIQLGLTFTNEKGEYPSGINTWQFNFKFNLTEDMYSQDSIDLLANSGLQFQKHEDEGIDTLHFAELLMTSGVVLCDNVKWLSFHSGYDFGYMVKLLTDSRLPEEEHEFFHILNLFFPSIYDVKYLMKSCKNLKGGLQEVADQLDLQRIGRQHQAGSDSLLTGMAFFRMKELFFEDTIDDAKYCGRLYGLGTGVAQKQNEDVDTAQEKMSILAIINNLQQ, encoded by the exons ATGCCAGCAGCAATTGTGGAGAACAGTCAGGTTATCTGTGAAGTATGGGCAAACAATCTGGAAGAAGAAATGAGGAAAATTCGAGAAATAGTTCTCAGCTACAGCTACATCGCAATG GATACAGAGTTTCCAGGAGTCGTAGTAAGGCCAATTGGTGAATTCCGCAGCTCCATAGATTATCAGTATCAACTTCTTCGGTGTAATGTTGATCTTCTGAAAATCATCCAGCTGGGCCTAACTTTCACGAATGAGAAGGGGGAATATCCTTCTGGGATCAACACCTGGCAGTTTAACTTCAAATTCAACCTTAC GGAGGACATGTACTCACAGGATTCCATAGACCTCCTTGCAAACTCTGGGCTGCAGTTCCAGAAGCATGAGGATGAAGGGATTGATACCTTGCACTTTGCAGAGTTGCTCATGACCTCAGGGGTGGTGCTCTGCGACAATGTGAAGTGGCTCTCATTTCACAG TGGCTATGACTTTGGCTACATGGTGAAACTGCTGACGGACTCCAGGCTTCCAGAGGAGGAACACGAGTTCTTCCATATCTTGAACCTCTTCTTTCCATCCATCTATGATGTCAAATATCTAATGAAGAGCTGCAAAAACCTTAAG GGAGGCCTTCAAGAAGTTGCAGATCAGCTGGATTTACAACGAATTGGACGACAGCATCAGGCAGGATCAGACTCTCTGCTCACAGGAATGGCATTCTTCCGAATGAAAGAG TTGTTCTTTGAGGACACGATTGATGATGCAAAGTACTGTGGGCGGTTATATGGCCTTGGCACAGGAGTGGCACAGAAACAGAATGAGGATGTGGACACAGCCCAAGAGAAGATGAGCATCTTGGCTATTATCAACAACTTGCAGCAGTGA